From the genome of Desulfobacterales bacterium, one region includes:
- a CDS encoding MBL fold metallo-hydrolase, with amino-acid sequence MKVKFWGVRGSIACPGPKTVYYGGNTSCIELYFEKADRLIIIDAGSGIRPLGHDLKKRTLSKKGLKADIFLSHTHWDHIMGFPFFDPIYLPGTELNIYGPVTYEEETLEKIIGAQLSYRYFPVRHSELASTLRYHQLKECEIDLGDGIHLKTKFLNHTLQCLGYRFEYQGKSLCTAFDTEPFHNLFAMPANSPDYDPYAVAEGKKAADEENRRIVAFCLGADMLIHDAQYSEEEYETDKRGWGHSSFEHAIATGTFAKVKKLYLFHHDPARSDKDLATVEHKWRKKSPGDNRPDIYVAKEGATVEL; translated from the coding sequence ATGAAGGTCAAATTTTGGGGTGTTCGCGGCTCCATTGCGTGCCCGGGTCCGAAAACGGTCTATTATGGCGGTAACACGTCGTGCATCGAACTCTATTTCGAAAAAGCAGATCGGCTAATTATCATTGATGCCGGGTCCGGAATCCGCCCACTGGGACATGACCTAAAAAAAAGAACCCTATCGAAAAAAGGCCTGAAAGCGGATATCTTCCTAAGTCATACGCACTGGGATCATATTATGGGGTTTCCCTTCTTTGACCCGATTTATCTGCCAGGCACCGAGCTGAATATATACGGCCCCGTGACTTATGAAGAAGAAACGCTGGAAAAAATCATCGGCGCGCAATTGAGTTATCGTTATTTTCCGGTCCGCCACAGCGAATTGGCGTCAACGCTTCGATATCACCAGCTAAAGGAGTGTGAGATAGACCTGGGGGATGGCATTCATCTTAAAACGAAATTTCTCAACCACACATTGCAATGCCTCGGGTACCGATTTGAATATCAAGGAAAATCCTTGTGCACCGCCTTTGACACCGAGCCTTTCCATAATCTTTTCGCCATGCCGGCAAATTCCCCGGACTACGATCCTTACGCCGTTGCGGAAGGAAAAAAAGCCGCAGATGAGGAAAACCGCCGCATCGTTGCCTTTTGCCTCGGGGCGGATATGCTGATTCATGACGCCCAATACAGTGAAGAAGAGTATGAAACCGATAAAAGAGGATGGGGGCACTCTTCCTTTGAGCATGCGATAGCGACGGGCACATTCGCAAAGGTTAAGAAACTCTATCTCTTCCACCATGATCCCGCCCGTTCGGACAAGGATCTGGCCACGGTTGAACATAAATGGCGGAAAAAGTCACCCGGCGACAACCGTCCCGACATTTATGTGGCCAAGGAAGGAGCAACGGTCGAGTTGTAG
- the pgi gene encoding glucose-6-phosphate isomerase produces the protein MSRPHPADLSVWKKLEKQAHTMNQSENHLKYLIEQPDRLSDFSLKAEAFFYDFSRQRLNGVTLSLLLELAKERDVLQQFSAMRSGAIVNRTEDRAALHTASRSFSEQPVWVNGVNVTPEISRIRMQIKDFSEKVHAEIITGSTGKPFRHIVVIGIGGSYLGTAFVSEALDAYADKGMKIHYLANVDSHNFGSIARKIDPKATLWIVISKSYTTAETMANEALARAFMRDKGLEPNKHFVTVTAKGSPGDKPDSGDILASFHMFDFIGGRYSVTSAVGGVPLSLLLGFDRFERFLKGAEAMDQHAADTPASRNIPLMAALISIWNNNFLKYPTQAIIPYAEPLSKLAPHVQQLNMESNGKSVSADGLPMTIETGGIVFGEPGTNAQHSFFQLAHQGRPFPVEFIGVVTPQYTQYTQLSKGVTNHQELWSNLISQPRALAIGKDSDDPARFFSGNRPSATILLDDLSPESVGGLLAYYEAKTVFEAFIWGINPFDQFGVELGKKLASGIREEMAQKNRDSSHSFDKTDTISRFYLDTLFANTKPIG, from the coding sequence ATGAGCAGACCCCATCCCGCCGACCTTTCCGTTTGGAAAAAACTGGAAAAGCAAGCGCATACCATGAATCAATCCGAAAACCACCTGAAATATCTTATCGAACAACCGGATAGACTTTCGGATTTTTCCCTCAAAGCCGAGGCGTTTTTTTATGATTTTTCCAGGCAACGCTTGAATGGCGTCACCCTCTCACTCCTTCTGGAATTGGCGAAAGAAAGAGATGTTCTTCAACAATTCAGCGCCATGCGCTCCGGAGCAATTGTCAACCGGACTGAAGACCGGGCCGCATTGCACACGGCATCCAGAAGCTTTTCGGAACAACCCGTTTGGGTGAACGGGGTGAATGTGACGCCTGAAATCAGCCGAATTCGCATGCAGATAAAGGACTTTTCGGAAAAAGTGCATGCGGAAATCATCACCGGGTCCACGGGAAAGCCCTTTCGACATATCGTGGTCATCGGCATCGGCGGCTCCTATTTGGGCACGGCCTTCGTTTCCGAAGCACTGGATGCTTACGCGGATAAGGGAATGAAGATTCACTACCTTGCCAATGTGGACAGTCATAATTTCGGCAGCATCGCGCGAAAAATCGACCCGAAAGCAACGCTTTGGATCGTGATCTCCAAAAGCTATACCACGGCTGAAACCATGGCCAACGAAGCACTGGCCCGTGCGTTCATGCGTGATAAGGGGCTTGAACCGAACAAGCACTTTGTCACGGTCACCGCGAAGGGAAGCCCGGGGGACAAACCGGACAGTGGAGACATTCTGGCTTCCTTTCATATGTTTGATTTTATCGGTGGTCGTTACAGCGTCACGTCCGCGGTCGGTGGTGTTCCGCTGAGCCTGCTTCTTGGTTTTGACCGGTTTGAGCGGTTTTTAAAGGGGGCGGAAGCGATGGATCAACACGCGGCCGATACACCCGCTTCCCGGAACATTCCCCTGATGGCGGCGCTGATATCGATCTGGAACAACAATTTTCTCAAGTATCCCACGCAAGCCATCATTCCGTATGCGGAGCCATTGAGCAAACTGGCACCTCATGTTCAGCAACTCAACATGGAAAGCAACGGAAAATCGGTTTCCGCTGACGGTTTGCCGATGACCATTGAAACCGGGGGAATTGTTTTCGGCGAGCCCGGTACCAATGCGCAGCATTCGTTTTTTCAACTGGCGCATCAGGGCCGCCCGTTTCCGGTCGAGTTTATCGGCGTCGTAACGCCCCAGTATACCCAATACACCCAGCTTTCCAAAGGCGTTACCAATCACCAGGAACTTTGGTCCAATCTGATTTCCCAGCCCAGGGCGCTGGCTATCGGAAAGGATAGCGATGATCCGGCCAGATTCTTTTCCGGAAACCGGCCTTCGGCCACTATTTTATTGGACGATCTCTCCCCGGAATCAGTAGGCGGGTTATTGGCCTATTACGAGGCCAAAACCGTGTTCGAGGCCTTTATCTGGGGAATCAACCCGTTTGACCAGTTCGGTGTGGAATTGGGGAAAAAACTGGCGTCCGGTATTCGTGAAGAAATGGCGCAAAAAAATCGGGACAGCAGCCATTCCTTTGACAAAACAGATACGATCTCCCGGTTTTACCTGGACACACTTTTCGCAAATACCAAGCCAATAGGGTAA
- a CDS encoding Xaa-Pro peptidase family protein has protein sequence MKHSDSDRVPAYEIENRINIIQQKLQKTAIGGLVVIQQVDLLYFSGTAQNGFLYIPATGDPLLMVKRYLPRAVKESSLKHILEIKSVKEVPERILDGYGTIPRTIGFELDVLPVREFNFYQTLFPDSLLVDGSALILETRMIKSVWEIEQMRKVAALSHKTFEFMRSVIRPGLSELEFAGMGEAFSRKCGHHGKIRMRDFQAQVYAGHVLSGENSAMLGLLESPASGAGTSAAFPCGPGWKQLKRNEPIFVDFASAFDGYHMDETRMFAIGAMPQKALDTTKASIEIHNAIIETLKPGMSAHEIFEFGLSVAQRAGYQESYLGPEGYKMTFVGHGIGMELVEPPVLARGKHILLAPGMTLAVEPKLVVKDEFMVGVESVFEVTETGTRLISEVPVEILIG, from the coding sequence ATGAAACATTCTGATTCTGATCGTGTTCCAGCATATGAAATAGAAAACCGTATTAACATCATACAACAAAAACTTCAAAAAACCGCTATCGGCGGACTGGTTGTGATTCAGCAAGTGGATTTGCTTTATTTTTCAGGTACGGCCCAAAACGGATTTCTCTATATCCCGGCAACCGGCGATCCGCTGCTGATGGTTAAACGATACCTTCCCCGGGCGGTTAAAGAATCCTCGCTCAAACATATCCTTGAAATTAAATCTGTTAAGGAGGTTCCCGAGAGAATTTTGGATGGTTACGGCACTATCCCGCGAACCATCGGCTTTGAGCTGGATGTTCTTCCCGTAAGAGAGTTTAATTTCTATCAGACGCTATTCCCCGATTCTTTGCTGGTGGACGGATCCGCTCTGATTCTGGAAACGCGAATGATAAAATCGGTTTGGGAGATTGAGCAGATGCGTAAGGTCGCCGCGCTTTCCCATAAGACCTTTGAATTCATGCGATCGGTCATAAGGCCGGGCTTGAGCGAACTTGAATTTGCCGGCATGGGTGAAGCGTTTTCAAGAAAATGCGGTCATCATGGGAAAATACGCATGCGTGATTTTCAAGCACAGGTCTATGCCGGACATGTGTTGAGCGGAGAAAACAGCGCCATGCTGGGCTTGCTGGAATCTCCGGCCAGCGGAGCCGGAACGTCGGCGGCGTTTCCCTGCGGCCCGGGGTGGAAGCAATTAAAACGAAATGAACCCATATTCGTCGATTTTGCTTCTGCGTTTGACGGGTATCATATGGACGAAACCCGAATGTTTGCCATTGGGGCCATGCCGCAAAAGGCGTTGGATACGACGAAAGCATCCATAGAAATTCACAATGCCATTATAGAAACGCTGAAACCCGGCATGAGCGCTCACGAAATATTCGAGTTTGGACTTTCTGTGGCGCAACGCGCGGGTTATCAGGAATCCTATCTGGGGCCTGAAGGATATAAAATGACGTTTGTGGGGCATGGGATCGGGATGGAATTGGTTGAGCCGCCGGTGCTGGCCAGAGGAAAACACATATTGCTGGCGCCGGGCATGACCCTTGCCGTGGAACCCAAACTCGTGGTGAAGGATGAATTCATGGTCGGGGTTGAAAGCGTTTTTGAGGTCACAGAAACCGGCACCCGCCTTATTTCAGAAGTTCCGGTCGAGATCTTGATCGGTTGA
- a CDS encoding calcium/sodium antiporter: MIIAFLAVAFGLALLVWSADRFVEGSAATARYFGMPPLLIGMVIVGFGTSAPEMVVSAISASQGNPGIALGNAYGSNITNIALILGLTALISPITVHSQVLRKELPILTVITALAAWQLRDGEITRVDALVLLLVFGILMTWTIWQGMQKKADILGYEMALELTVHAMPLRRAVIWLVVGLALLILSSRILVWGAVEIAHGFGVSDLIIGLTIVAIGTSLPELASSIIATRKGEHDIALGNVLGSNLFNTLAVVGIAGTIHPLSVGPEVFLRDILVMAVLTVSLFAIGYRFKFRKGPGRINRFEGSALLACYVGYIVYLVKTGFSG; the protein is encoded by the coding sequence ATGATCATTGCGTTTCTCGCGGTGGCTTTCGGCTTGGCCCTTCTGGTCTGGAGCGCCGACCGGTTTGTGGAAGGCTCAGCCGCCACTGCTCGTTATTTCGGCATGCCGCCGCTCTTGATCGGCATGGTGATCGTCGGCTTTGGAACCTCCGCGCCGGAAATGGTGGTTTCCGCAATTTCGGCTTCGCAAGGGAATCCCGGCATCGCGTTAGGCAACGCATATGGTTCGAACATCACCAATATCGCCCTCATTCTGGGTCTGACCGCGTTGATCAGTCCGATTACCGTTCATTCGCAGGTGTTGCGTAAGGAGCTGCCAATCCTCACGGTGATCACAGCCTTAGCCGCGTGGCAGCTTCGGGACGGGGAAATCACCCGTGTCGATGCGCTGGTACTGCTGCTCGTATTCGGCATATTGATGACCTGGACCATCTGGCAAGGCATGCAGAAAAAGGCCGATATTCTGGGCTACGAGATGGCGTTGGAGTTAACGGTTCATGCGATGCCGCTGCGCCGAGCAGTCATCTGGCTTGTCGTCGGCCTGGCGCTGCTGATCCTCAGCTCCCGCATTCTCGTCTGGGGCGCTGTAGAAATCGCCCATGGTTTTGGCGTCAGCGATCTGATTATCGGCCTTACCATTGTTGCCATTGGCACTTCGTTGCCGGAGCTGGCTTCATCAATCATCGCCACCCGCAAGGGCGAGCACGACATCGCCCTCGGTAACGTGCTCGGCTCCAACCTGTTCAACACCCTGGCAGTGGTGGGAATCGCCGGAACGATTCATCCGCTGTCTGTGGGGCCGGAGGTTTTTTTACGTGACATACTGGTGATGGCCGTGCTGACCGTGTCGCTCTTCGCAATCGGCTATAGGTTTAAATTCAGGAAGGGGCCGGGCCGTATCAATCGTTTTGAGGGGTCGGCCTTATTGGCCTGCTATGTCGGCTATATCGTCTATCTTGTAAAAACCGGCTTCAGTGGGTAA
- a CDS encoding MaoC family dehydratase codes for MSKSNFSTTRQERYLEDYVPGAIHEFGPITITEDEIIQFAKKFDPQVFHTDPIAAKETVYGGLIASGWHTCSLMARLIVAHYLPADQASLGGPGVDELRWHKPVRPGDQLSVRTTVHNVKPSSSKPDRGLLTYFCQMLNQKNEVVASMMALTFLRYRDRG; via the coding sequence ATGAGTAAAAGCAATTTCAGCACCACACGGCAAGAGCGATATCTGGAGGACTACGTGCCCGGAGCCATACACGAGTTCGGGCCTATTACTATCACGGAGGATGAGATCATCCAGTTTGCCAAGAAGTTTGATCCACAAGTTTTTCATACCGATCCGATTGCGGCCAAGGAAACAGTGTATGGCGGTCTCATCGCCAGTGGTTGGCACACTTGCAGTCTGATGGCGCGGTTGATCGTTGCGCATTACCTGCCGGCCGATCAGGCAAGCTTGGGCGGTCCGGGGGTGGATGAGCTGCGCTGGCATAAACCGGTGCGCCCCGGAGATCAACTCTCCGTGCGTACCACGGTACACAATGTGAAACCTTCCAGCAGTAAACCGGATCGGGGCTTGTTAACTTATTTTTGTCAGATGCTGAATCAAAAAAACGAAGTCGTGGCTTCAATGATGGCCTTGACCTTTCTTCGGTATCGTGACAGAGGATAA
- a CDS encoding class I SAM-dependent methyltransferase: MLELAGLDRSLSGDCGYWLRTGASTILLAKELDAEITAVNFLTVFLDELQSRAHDHGVVDKIITLNCSMDALPFAVGEFDVIWSEGAIITWASRPGSRL, from the coding sequence GTGCTGGAACTTGCAGGACTCGACCGGTCGCTCTCTGGAGATTGCGGATATTGGCTGCGGACGGGCGCGTCGACCATCCTGCTCGCAAAGGAACTGGATGCGGAAATCACCGCCGTGAATTTTCTGACGGTGTTTCTTGACGAACTCCAATCCAGAGCGCACGACCATGGCGTGGTGGACAAAATCATCACACTGAACTGCTCAATGGATGCCCTGCCTTTTGCGGTGGGGGAATTTGACGTGATCTGGTCCGAGGGGGCGATTATAACATGGGCTTCGAGGCCGGGGTCTCGGCTTTGA
- a CDS encoding CusA/CzcA family heavy metal efflux RND transporter, whose amino-acid sequence MQRFMEFILHRRLIVLSLTAVLVIAGALAWNRLPVDAFPDVTNIQVMILTEAPGLSSLDVEQQVTYPIEQQMGGVPHVTQVRSLSKSGLSQVIVVFEDGTDIYFARAQVFERLQTARESLPSFAEPELGPISTGLGEIFQYTLESETLSPMELRSVQDFLVSPQLKPIPGVNEVNSFGGFVKQYHILVRPDALLKYDLTLREIVEAVGKNNANAAGGFIVRGWEQTYLRGLGQFLNPDDIGRIVLKAKDGASVHLSDVADIGPGPQPRQGAVTRDGKGEAVAGMVIMLRGENSKDVVTRVKEAIPRIQNSLPKGVDLNVFYDRTDLIEACIKTVVDALLEGGIFVILVLFLFLAEFRTALIVVSSLPLTFLITFLIMGGAGISSNLMSLGGLAFSVGMVVDASIVIVENVRRHFGEQREQTQRRLITARAVTEVARPVAFSVLIIGIVLVPLFSLQGIEGKMFAPLAMTMIIAILTSLVVALTIVPVLSGILLKQSEEKEFRFVRKFHHGYLGLLRGARRFKALTLGLSLLSLILAGWVATRIGTEFIPSLDEGSIAINVVRLPNASLDGSLTVGTYMEKRILAEFPEVKAVVSKTGRAEISEDPMGPEQTDILIMLKSTKEWPLPRTKGELVAAMQGELSKIPGVRLSFSQPIALRVNELISGVKSDLAVKVYGPDIGTLKSFSDRIAGVLAGVKGASDARVEQVSGMAHVEISPDRVALARYGLNVSDVNEVIETALAGTEATTVVDGNMRIATIVRFPEGARGDIEAIKKAMLRGKGGEMLSLGSVSAINTVEGPAQITRERGMRRVAAEVNIRGRDLGSFVAEAREKLRDIEKQLPAGYFLEFGGQFENQQRAMQRLAIVVPISLLLILMLLFMALGSLRDSLLVVLNLPFALVGGTLAIWAYRMPMSISAAIAFICLLGIAVQNGVVLIAFFRQLRAEGKSVEETVTQGCRLRFRPLLMTALTSFIGHLPMLYATGSGADIQKPLAIVVMGGLITSTILTLVVLPTIYEWFEERSDTQPDMEALQANAKTAMRIFLRFSMKNLLIKGEKNV is encoded by the coding sequence ATGCAACGCTTCATGGAATTTATTCTTCACCGAAGACTCATCGTCTTATCGCTTACCGCAGTATTGGTCATTGCCGGGGCATTGGCCTGGAACCGTCTTCCCGTTGATGCCTTTCCCGATGTGACCAACATTCAGGTAATGATTCTCACGGAAGCCCCCGGGCTTTCTTCTCTTGACGTGGAACAGCAGGTCACCTATCCGATTGAGCAACAAATGGGGGGGGTGCCCCATGTCACCCAGGTCCGTTCGCTTTCAAAATCGGGTCTTTCCCAGGTCATCGTGGTCTTTGAGGACGGCACCGACATATATTTCGCCCGGGCGCAGGTGTTTGAGCGGCTGCAAACCGCAAGAGAAAGCCTGCCCTCCTTTGCGGAACCGGAGTTGGGACCGATCAGCACGGGATTGGGGGAGATATTCCAGTATACGCTGGAAAGCGAAACGCTCTCCCCCATGGAATTGCGTTCCGTACAGGATTTTCTCGTATCGCCGCAACTTAAACCCATTCCCGGAGTGAACGAAGTGAACAGTTTCGGGGGCTTCGTCAAGCAGTATCATATCCTTGTGCGTCCGGACGCCCTTCTGAAGTACGATCTTACCTTGCGGGAAATTGTAGAGGCGGTGGGGAAAAACAATGCCAACGCCGCAGGGGGCTTTATTGTCCGGGGATGGGAACAGACCTATCTTCGGGGCCTCGGTCAGTTTTTAAACCCCGATGACATCGGCCGTATCGTTTTAAAGGCAAAGGACGGCGCGAGCGTTCACCTTTCCGACGTGGCCGACATCGGCCCCGGCCCACAGCCACGGCAGGGTGCGGTTACCCGCGATGGCAAAGGCGAAGCGGTCGCGGGCATGGTGATTATGCTTCGGGGAGAAAATTCAAAGGATGTGGTGACCCGTGTCAAGGAGGCGATCCCCCGAATTCAAAACAGCCTGCCGAAAGGGGTCGACCTGAATGTTTTTTATGACCGGACCGATCTCATCGAAGCTTGCATCAAGACGGTCGTGGACGCATTGCTCGAAGGCGGAATCTTCGTCATTCTGGTCCTGTTTCTTTTTCTGGCGGAATTCCGCACGGCGCTCATCGTGGTTTCCTCCCTTCCACTGACTTTTCTCATCACATTTCTGATTATGGGAGGGGCGGGTATCTCATCCAATCTGATGAGTCTGGGGGGACTTGCCTTTTCTGTCGGCATGGTGGTGGATGCCTCCATCGTCATTGTGGAGAACGTGAGGCGTCACTTCGGCGAGCAGCGGGAGCAAACCCAGCGGCGCCTGATCACGGCCCGGGCCGTTACCGAGGTGGCCCGGCCCGTGGCTTTCTCCGTTCTCATCATCGGAATCGTTCTCGTCCCGCTTTTCTCGCTTCAGGGGATCGAAGGCAAGATGTTCGCCCCCCTTGCAATGACCATGATCATCGCGATCCTGACATCGCTGGTGGTTGCGCTGACAATCGTCCCCGTTCTTTCCGGAATACTGTTGAAACAAAGCGAGGAGAAGGAGTTCCGATTCGTTCGAAAATTTCACCACGGGTATTTGGGCCTTTTGCGGGGCGCCAGACGCTTCAAAGCCTTGACGTTGGGGCTCTCCCTTTTATCGCTCATCCTTGCGGGCTGGGTCGCCACGCGCATCGGCACCGAGTTCATACCGTCGCTGGACGAGGGCTCCATCGCCATCAACGTGGTGCGATTGCCAAATGCCTCCTTGGATGGCTCGCTCACGGTCGGCACCTATATGGAGAAACGGATTCTCGCCGAATTTCCGGAAGTAAAGGCGGTCGTGAGCAAAACCGGCCGCGCGGAAATCTCCGAAGACCCGATGGGCCCGGAGCAAACCGATATTCTCATCATGCTCAAATCCACAAAGGAGTGGCCTTTGCCGCGCACAAAGGGGGAACTGGTGGCCGCCATGCAGGGGGAGCTGTCAAAAATCCCGGGGGTCCGGCTTTCCTTCTCTCAACCGATTGCGCTCCGGGTCAACGAGTTGATTTCCGGAGTCAAAAGCGATCTTGCCGTGAAGGTTTACGGGCCGGACATCGGAACGCTTAAATCCTTTTCCGACCGGATCGCCGGCGTTCTGGCTGGTGTGAAAGGCGCAAGCGATGCCAGGGTCGAGCAGGTATCCGGAATGGCGCATGTGGAAATATCCCCGGACCGGGTGGCGCTTGCCCGTTATGGCCTCAATGTCTCCGATGTCAACGAGGTGATCGAAACGGCGCTGGCCGGAACAGAGGCGACAACCGTCGTTGACGGAAACATGCGCATCGCAACGATCGTGCGGTTTCCCGAGGGGGCGCGCGGAGATATCGAAGCAATTAAGAAAGCCATGCTGAGGGGAAAAGGCGGTGAAATGCTTTCCCTCGGCAGCGTCTCCGCCATCAATACGGTCGAAGGCCCGGCCCAGATAACCCGGGAAAGGGGGATGCGGCGTGTTGCCGCCGAGGTGAACATTCGCGGCAGGGATCTGGGGAGCTTCGTGGCGGAAGCAAGAGAAAAACTGCGGGACATCGAAAAGCAACTTCCGGCTGGTTATTTTTTGGAATTCGGCGGACAATTCGAAAACCAGCAACGGGCGATGCAGCGGCTCGCCATCGTGGTGCCGATTTCGCTTCTGCTTATCCTGATGCTTCTTTTCATGGCCCTGGGGTCCCTGCGCGATAGCCTGCTGGTCGTTTTAAACCTGCCCTTTGCCTTGGTGGGCGGCACGCTGGCCATATGGGCATATCGAATGCCGATGTCGATATCCGCTGCGATCGCCTTCATCTGCCTGCTCGGGATCGCGGTCCAAAACGGGGTGGTGTTGATTGCCTTTTTTCGGCAATTGCGGGCCGAAGGAAAATCCGTGGAGGAAACGGTCACGCAGGGGTGCCGGTTACGGTTTCGGCCGCTTCTGATGACGGCGCTGACCAGTTTCATCGGGCATCTGCCCATGCTGTATGCAACCGGATCGGGCGCGGACATTCAAAAGCCTCTGGCCATTGTCGTCATGGGAGGACTTATCACCTCAACGATTCTCACGCTGGTGGTTCTGCCGACGATTTACGAGTGGTTTGAAGAACGATCCGATACGCAACCGGATATGGAAGCGCTGCAAGCCAACGCAAAAACAGCCATGAGAATCTTTCTTCGGTTTTCGATGAAGAACCTTTTGATAAAAGGAGAAAAAAATGTCTAA
- a CDS encoding efflux RND transporter periplasmic adaptor subunit, with product MKSNTLNRLSVTIGIAGVLAFIGAGWLCVENKQPDILFPAANAEDHNEKDDHEQKFLHGGHEKEGTCTDAHGDEGSDLDRPVEDLWASRCEHDILQYECDECRYEVGVVKLPDEMIVGKAKDGFIQTARTSRMEFSEERVLSGELAISEEKTVTVTSPLAGAVRTVYVGVGERVEAGAPLFDIDSQEVSQGKADYLNALVMLDLARKTADRETRLFDKKISARMEVEAARARLAEARVAVSKESARLLRLGIGPDVVNHLAGGGDDFSGLVTVRAPGNGVVLEKNAVTGEFVEVGKIMLRISDMSEVWAWANLKEADLSAIQTVKGTVSAEVNLPGGHKQQGKLDQVSKTMDEKTRTVRARITLPNPNGELRPGMFVEIKLLIPGGGEKVAVPKASVLIDEGRSFVFTHKEKDYWIRRPVVTGREIGGLLEVLDGLTTEQMILTDGAFVAKSDVLRGKMGAGCAD from the coding sequence ATGAAAAGCAACACCTTAAACCGATTGAGTGTCACGATTGGAATTGCGGGCGTACTGGCCTTTATCGGTGCCGGCTGGCTCTGCGTGGAAAACAAGCAGCCCGATATCCTTTTTCCTGCGGCAAACGCTGAGGATCACAATGAAAAGGATGACCACGAACAGAAATTCCTTCATGGCGGACATGAAAAGGAGGGGACGTGCACCGATGCGCACGGAGATGAGGGAAGCGATCTGGATCGCCCGGTCGAAGACCTCTGGGCTTCCAGGTGTGAGCACGATATTCTCCAATACGAATGTGACGAATGCCGCTACGAGGTCGGCGTGGTGAAACTGCCGGACGAGATGATCGTGGGAAAGGCGAAGGACGGTTTCATTCAGACGGCCCGGACGAGTCGCATGGAATTTTCAGAGGAACGGGTTTTGTCCGGCGAACTCGCCATCAGCGAGGAGAAGACCGTCACCGTAACCAGTCCGCTGGCCGGTGCTGTAAGGACGGTCTATGTGGGGGTGGGGGAACGGGTCGAGGCCGGTGCGCCCCTCTTTGATATCGACAGCCAGGAGGTTTCGCAAGGGAAAGCCGACTACCTCAACGCGCTGGTTATGCTCGATCTTGCCCGGAAAACCGCGGACCGGGAAACCCGGCTTTTCGATAAAAAGATTTCCGCCCGAATGGAAGTCGAGGCGGCAAGGGCGAGACTGGCCGAGGCCCGTGTCGCGGTTTCCAAAGAAAGCGCAAGGCTTTTGCGGCTGGGAATCGGCCCCGATGTTGTGAACCACCTGGCCGGGGGTGGCGATGATTTTTCCGGTTTGGTCACGGTTCGGGCGCCCGGAAACGGTGTCGTGTTGGAAAAAAACGCGGTGACGGGGGAATTCGTGGAAGTCGGAAAAATTATGCTTCGGATTTCGGATATGTCGGAGGTGTGGGCCTGGGCGAATCTGAAGGAAGCAGACCTTTCGGCGATACAAACCGTCAAGGGGACCGTTTCCGCGGAGGTAAACCTGCCGGGCGGCCACAAACAGCAGGGAAAATTGGACCAGGTTTCAAAAACCATGGACGAGAAAACTCGAACCGTCCGTGCCAGGATAACCTTGCCGAACCCGAACGGTGAACTCCGGCCCGGCATGTTCGTGGAAATCAAACTGCTCATTCCCGGCGGGGGCGAGAAGGTGGCCGTACCCAAAGCATCGGTACTGATCGACGAGGGAAGGTCCTTTGTCTTTACCCACAAGGAAAAAGACTACTGGATCCGGCGTCCTGTCGTTACCGGAAGGGAAATCGGCGGACTGCTCGAGGTTCTGGACGGCCTGACGACGGAGCAGATGATTCTCACCGATGGCGCTTTCGTGGCGAAATCCGACGTGCTGCGCGGCAAAATGGGCGCAGGCTGCGCGGATTAA